From the genome of Podospora bellae-mahoneyi strain CBS 112042 chromosome 2, whole genome shotgun sequence:
AAGCTTACCAATGCTGTCCCGGATGACATTGAGAAGAAGTAAGCTCCCACTACCTGAGTCCACTGACCTCAAATGCCTAACTGCCCCACAGGAAGGGCGTAGCCGATAAGATCCTCGCTGAAAAGGAGGCCGAGCGTGCCAGGAAGCGAGAGCTGGAAagggacgaggaagaagaactGTCCGTAAATGGTTCACCGCCCCCACGGCGGCACAGGTCGCCATCTTACGACTCCGTATCCAGCATCTCGACCAGATCCCCTTCTCCAGACCCAAGGCGCAGTCCCAGTCCCCCAAGAAGAGAACGGATCAGCCGCGATATGGAGTTGTCTCCCCGTGGACATTCGGTTCGTCCACGATCTCTAAGCCCAGAGGAGCGCTATTCTAGGGAACCGTCAGCCATTCCAGAGAGAGATTACCCGCCTCGGCGACGTTCCCCTTCGCCGAGCCAGGCTCGTTCACCCAGGCGCCATCGCGACTTTGACGATGAGCCCGAGCCTGAGCGTGCCCCTCGGCATGCGCCGCCCGGCAGAGATGCTGAACATGACTCGCACAGACGTCGGGGCTACTCGAGATCCAGGTCGAGATCTCCTGCGCGTTCTCCACCAAGGCGGGATGGGAGAGGCCGCGGTGATGGTCCTCGGAACCGGTTCAGGGACAGGGACGAGGACCACCCCAGAGAAAGAAATGCGCCGCCAGCCCAGCAGCGGgcacctccgccgccgcgcGAGAGGAGTCTGAGTCCCTTCAGCAAGAGGTTGGCGCTGACACAGTCGATGAATATGGGTAGATAGATTGCAATAATTAGAGCGAATCAAATCTGGGTATCATATGCctactttttttctctgcAAAACCATCAAGCAACAATTTCGTCTTGCTCATCAAGCCGTCGggccaaccccaactcctcatcctcggcctccttttctctcctggcctcttcctcttcctcccgtTCACGTAGTTTAATCCCCTCCACAATCGCCGCCCCGTCCAGCATCCCATCCGCCTCCTTATCCTCACTTTCCTTGCTTCCCCTGTGActctcctcggcaaccttcttcttctcggctaATCGTTCTCTGACCATCCTCGCAATGGCATTATCCGTCCTCACATTCAGCACCTCCATCTTGGCGTTCAACTCTCTCTTCAGATCCCAGTTTGGTTTTTTGGGTTGGAGCTTGAAGAGGTCGATGCCCTTTTCTGCCGCCTGGGCTGCGTCGATGGCGGCTTGGCGGTTTACTTCGTCTTGGAGGTCTGCTGCTTGTTCTTCGAGGGTGGGTGCctcgagggagagggtggggggggctTCGAAGCCGAGTTTGGGGCCTTTGGTTTCGGGGTCGTAGTTGCGGCcggagaggtggaggtgggagacTTGTTTTGTTGGGGGCGATTGGGAgcgggaaggggaaggggctTCGtctgatggggagggtgagggttgtttgCGTTTTAGGGATTTGAGTTTTGCGAGGCGGGCTTTGCGGTCgtcggttgctgctgcgagggtggtgtgggaGGACATTTTtgttgtggtgtggtggtggtttttcGGAGGGAATTGATGTTCCTGGTGTTGTTTGACCGCGAATTGGTTCGAGGTACACAGTCGCGCCGCCTGTGAACAATTTCcagtggaggatgatgttggatGTGGGTCCCTGACAGCGGACAGGGAAGCTTTCGAcagggttgggggtttgcgTGCCGAGAGGTGGGCTGCCGCTCGTTGCCGGCCGGAAGCTCTGCAGCCCCTCGTAATGCCGattttttttgattttttttgggagCTGGATGACTTTCTCATCGTGATAAGAGAGACATTTCGGAGACGGCACCGGCGACCAGCGACCGGCGAACCCCCCTGAACAAATCGCTCGGGATTGCCAGTCCAACCACAACATgcccaacctcgacgacgaaTTCGACGCATGACGACCGCACCCCACGTCCTCCCGCCCGATTCTCATGGCGCGCGACTGCATCCCGCGCCGTCGCAGAGGGACCACAATCGTCTAGTCGCATCCGGGGATGATACTGCGGGCCGGCTTGGTCGGCCGATCATGTCTGGCTCGCGCCTGTCAACGTCGGTCCCAGATACCCCTTATACACCCCTTgctgccgccaccaccaataTCCCAGACATCGAGAGTGCAGAGGTCAGAGCAACTGCTGGCCCAGCTCGCCCGAGATGCGCCCttcaccactaccaccagATTGTCCTTCCAGAGCGACGACTCAGATATCATTCCGCCATGGGAGAAGTCTTTGGGAAAGGTCGACAGTCATATGAGCCCCGATGACGTGGAGGAAACAGCCAAGGCGAATACAGATCCTGCGAACAATGTCAGCGAGGCCTCGCCAGAAACAACACCAGTTCCCTCTTCACTGGGGCCGGAGGAAATAGAAAGGAACTATGCGAGTACAGCTGAGCCTGGGGTGGCTAGCCACACGTTCAATGCTGCGGATCGGGACAATCAAGTACCCCAACTTGAACCCTACCGTTTCGccgagagaggaggaaagctCGCTTGGGGTCCAGGTCACAGGGGCAACTGGTTGGACTCATGGGAGGCCAGGTTCCGGCCGCTGTACAGAGCCCTGAAGTCAGGGCGCGCCTATTCACGCATGTTGGCTGATGTGGAGGATTTCCCTGACTGGGGAAAAACAGAGATGCTTTTCGAGGCAGCCGAAATCGAGCAGGGGGAGTTTAAGGAGCGCCACTGCGGATTTGGCAACGTAGATGAGTACATGGCGAAATGGATGGACTCGATGCTCTACCTGCTCCGCTACGACCCAGAGCTGGCTCCCAAATTTCTCCGGGCGACTTTTGAGGGGTTTCTGACGCCGAGGTGGGCGGTGAATGATACGGCTGAGTTCCTTGCCAAATGGTGCTCGTTGTCTCGCTCAAGCAAAAAGACTACGCATGAGCTCGCCGAAACGATCCGTCATATTCTGCAGACTCGCACTCTATACATGCTCGAGTTCACCCAACAAACGCTGTTTCTTATGACAAGAGATATGGAGGCCGAAGCTCTGTGGAATCTATATCGGGACCTGCTGCAGTACGCTCACCCGCTTCACCCCTACACTTGGTACAATATAGCCCGTCGTCTTTCTCGGGATCCGAGGTACAAGTCCAGGGCGTTGGATCTGCTGGAGGAAGCCATTACCAGCGGCGAGCTCCACAGCGACGCGCCCCTGACCATGATGCTCAGCACATGCATCCTGGACTTTCAAGGTGTGGAAGACGGCCATTTAGAGCAGTTGGGGCGGCTGCGCCGGGAACTGACCACACGGTTGCTCAACCTGATCACGCCTAACAAGTATACATACAGTGTCATGGTCCGAGGCATGCGAGCCACCGGTGACTACCAGGGAGCGTGGACGATCTACCAGATCATGATTGATCAGGGCATTGAGCCTGAGCAgttcatcttctccaacctGCTAAACGTGGCAAAGcgcaccaacaccatcgagCCTGTGCTCCAGACCCTGGAAGAGCTTGTTCCCGAGGCGCTGAAGAGCAGGCACATCTGGAACGACATCATCGACTCTGTCTTGGTAATATCTCGGCAGCACGACCTCCAGCTGAAGGAGGAAGGCCAACGGAATGCGCATGCTGCGTTGACGTTCCGGGCCCTGCTGCTGGTCTATGCAAGGTTCTACCGGTACAAGGAACTCCAGTCTCTTATCCCTGTCAGGCTGGGGCCGCCGTATGAGACAAAAGAGCAGGTTTTTGCAACTGCGACCTCGGATATGGATGTTATCTTTTTGCGAAAGATTgatctcatcctcgagcgCCTTCCTGAGCGGGTTGAGAAACCGGCGGTTCCGGGGTCGGATGTCATTAGCATTATGCTCAGGGGGTACACACGAGCGGTTTGGAAGGCGGGAGAGGTTATCAGCTTTTACAAGCGGCTCAGGGCGAAGCTTATGCAGGGACAATACACCGTGTGTCAGATCTGTCGGGAGCAGGACAGCAGAGTGCATGATGCTATTTTGGGCTCGTTGCTCAAGATTCCAAAGTGGAACAATGTCGCGTGGGCTCCTGCGGAGAACTCCAAGAGAGCGGTGGAGAGCCGTGATGCGTTGCAGGCGGGTTTTGGTATTTTGGAGGATATGATTGAGGGTGCCATGTGtgcggagagggtgttgaaggaggaagaggaggaagagctgttggcgaagaggatggcggatgatgactcgcctgctgatgaggaggcggtgcGGACTATCGAGAGTGTCCTGCCAAGTCAGGAGGATGCTGTCTTGTCGGAACAAGAGCCTTTGCTGACCGAGGGGGACGATGGTCTACCAACTGAAGATTCAGCAGCTCAAGATATAATGACCGAAGAACATATTTTAGTCGAAGAatatccaccaccagaagaagagcaccggccagctgaagaagattaCTTACCGCCCTCAGAAGAAAACCTGCCAACGAAAGATTACCTTTCGCCCTCAGAAGAAAACCTGCCAACGAAAGATTACCTTTCGCCCTCAGAAGAAAACCTGTCGACGGAAGAAAACCTGCCAGCCCAAGATGGCTTGCCTGTCAAAGATGACCTACCTGTCAAAGAGCAGTACTTACCTGCCGAGGATGACCTATCGGTCGAAAAAAGCCTTCGAGGGTACGAAGAATACCTTCAGGCTGAGGAAGACCTCCCAGCCGGAGAAGACTACCTACCACCTCCAGAAGCCGAACGTCCTGCAACTCGGGAAGAGCTACAGCCAACTGAGGACGAAGCCCAAGAAGAACCgcttctcaccaccggccaGCCTCAAGAACCCACCGAACCACTACCCTTATCCGAACCCTCgaaaccatcacccccaaaacaacTCCGACAATCAGCCCCCTCACGCcagcaactcctccctctcctcgacCCAGACCTcgtcacccccctccacccggCCCCCCGCCCAGGCGCAGGCTGGCCCTCTTTCAAAGCCCAGCAGGCCCAATGGGCGGCCTTCCACAAAGACGAAACGTACCTCTACTCCATGTCGCCCGCCCCAACAATCTATACCTTTAATATTCTCTTGTCGGGCGTCATCCGCGCCTCCcgctccatcaccaacgtcAAAGACTGCATCAAGCAGGCAGAAGACTGGATAAAGTACCTTGCCGCTCACAACCTCCAGCCCAATTATCACACCTGGGCTATTTTGGTCAGGAACTGGTctcggcagcagcggccCGGGGCGGTGGCGTgggcgatgaagaagatggaggaggcggggttTAGGGCTAATaacaagatgatggaggagttgCAGTTGTTGAGGGATAAGGAGAGGGCGTggagggagctggagaggttgatggaggaggatctggggagggagaaggaggggggaggggaagggtgggaaagggaggaggggtgggagaggttggggaggattgtgaaggagcaggaggagaggaggaggaagttggaatttgagttggtggtggaggatgagatgtATGGGAATGAGGTTTATCGtgacgggaaggggggggagaaggaggagagtgatTGGGATATGTTTGTGAAgagagtggaggaggataggaaaggggaggagagggagaagagggagggtgggggggggaaggcgacgttttaaaaaaaaaaaaaaaaaaaaaaaaagggggtcgGGGGCGTTGGAGTGTATATGTACTTGTATGAGAGAGTACAAAGATGTTGGGGGGTGCATATTATTTCAGATGTATATATGATGATTAGAGCCTTGTTTATACTTGACTTTCAAGATACATTGGGGCTTTTTAGTAACGTTGATTGCGAAAAATTTTGAATCACAAAGAGATGGAAATCCCAGCTTTGAATTACCTCATCACTAGCTTTTGATTCTTTCCATCCCAGCTTGAAATGGACACAACAAGCTCGAAACAATAACACCGAATGCTTGGATGGCTGGTCACAAGTGCTTGGATAGATATTAATGAAAGACATGTTCACAGCATTTCTCACGCAGTCCAAGGGGTCAGATGTTGACTGCAACAGAAACAAACAAGCTCTTGATATTTGAGCGTTGGGGTATCATTACAAGCAAAAATacgccccctcccttttccacACAACTATCCCGACAAACGCCTCCAACCAATGCAAATATGCCTGTCCCTCCGGTATCAACGCCTAAAACGAATGCAACTAGGCCTCCCAGACATCCTTTGACACCTTCATTAACCCGGGATATGCATAGAACAGATGAAAATTAGGCCTTCAAAAATGTCGAATAggcttcccccccccccccccccccccaaaacataAAACGACGCCTCAAACAAGTGTAAACAGAGGCCTATCAGGCATGATTTGATGCCTCCCAACCAATCTTTTGATGCCTCAAACGAAAGAAAACAGGCCTCAAACATAAAATAACGCGTCCCGGCTTCTCTTTTGACGCCTATCCGAACATGTCGGAGGccttccccttgccctcatcgagcttcttttccttcttctcctcattTTCGGGACCCAGAACCTTCCGCACCTCCGGCCCCGTATAATTCCCCGACTCAGGACTGTACCGACTATTCATATACCCTGTATACTTCTTCAtaaactcctccctctttcGTTCATGATGCCGGGTTGCTGCTCCTAGAGGGGGGCAGCGCTCCTGTTGGtggggagcgggagggggagcgggaaaagaggagagaaaaacgggaggggtgatggaagggataggaggaggggggtaactcggtggtggtggtggtggcggaggagtgCGAGTCGGCATCgggggaggacgatggggtgaaggagggggggttgcagGAGAGTCCGCCAGGGACAGCAGAGCTAGCTTGccgatgggggagggggggagaggcgttttggtggggggggcggcggtgggtgtggatttggggggggggcaagtgagatgatgagggggggggtgtgagaGGGAGCTGCTCCTGGTGGGGTGAAAGTCGCTTGTTTCGGTcgacttgatgatgatgggggtgctGCTCTTGTTGGGAGGGCTGCTCTGGCTGGTGCCGCTCGTTTGGCTGGTACTTTTGCTGCTCTTTGGCCGGCTGGTGCTTTTCGTactggtgctgctgctcctcagcTTGATGGTACCGCTCTTTTGGCTGGTACTCTCGAGACCGCCGTTGCTGGTCTTGCTTGTCCTGCTGGTACGAGTTATGAGACTCATTGGACTCGTCCTCTTGCTCTTCAGTGACCGGCTGAAGACGCGGCGACGACGGGGAGAAAGCCGGGCggggagaaggcggcggcggggggagAACAAAGCTGGGGGGACGGAAAATATCATCCTCTTCGATTTCGTCCCAGTCGATGCTCAGCACTCGTCTGGTGGCATCCCGATAGGCTTTCGCCCGTTCTTGGGTGCGCTCAGGCTCAGGAGCAAGCTGCTGGCCGGCGGCGGACGACGGGTCGGGGTCGCTTGCTGGGACCGGCGAGTCGTcgcggggagggagaggcgggAAGAGTCTGTCCAGGGTTTCCAAAACGTTTTTGGCCTCTTGGGCGTGCTGGGAATTGGGGGCCTCGGGGTGGAgttggcggctgctgctaGCCGCCGCCCTGGTGGGCGACTCCAGGTCGTCGAGGCAACGACCCAGCGGAAGGTTCGCCATGAACTGCTTGTAATCAAGCAGGGTGAGGTCGTTGTCGTCGGGCTCATGGGGGTCCCGGAGCAGCTTtggtttggaggagagggagggagcgAAGACAGACAAGCTGGTGGcgacggggaggttggaggggttggaggaggagaaggaggaggaggagaaggaggaggagggaacggtggtggcagcaggagcagcacccTCCTCGAAAAAGGTCGCCAGACTCTTGACGGATTTGTGGCCTTTGGCCACCGCCAGGGGGGTCGCAGAGGGCGACACCTTGCGCCCGAGGTTCGAAGCAAAGGTATCTATCGACATTTGTTGTTAGGAAACTCCAGTCAAGTTGATTTCTTCGACTTTTTTTGCTCTCAAGTAAGCAAACAAGTGAATCAAGTCGAGCACGAAGGTGAATTTCGAGGAGTCAGTCGCAAAACGGCCGAGTTGCTCAACAGGTCTTGACGTACCGTGGCTCCGGCGCGGgatcttcctctccaagatGAGGCCGGTGATCGCCCcatcttctttcttctccttcttctccatcgtCTGTGAGCGGTAACTGCGATGGCGTGCGAGCGCCTGGTTAgcggttgaggttggttTGCTCGAGCAACATCAAGACTTACAGAAGCAGTTGTGAACGCCGATGAACAGTTCAGAAGCGTTTTTTGAGAAGCCCCAAAAT
Proteins encoded in this window:
- a CDS encoding hypothetical protein (EggNog:ENOG503P5HF; COG:S): MWRRSGPSKATSTNVQCQKSRHYSYECKASAQERPYIPRPSRTQQLFNPKLQPKLTNAVPDDIEKKKGVADKILAEKEAERARKRELERDEEEELSVNGSPPPRRHRSPSYDSVSSISTRSPSPDPRRSPSPPRRERISRDMELSPRGHSVRPRSLSPEERYSREPSAIPERDYPPRRRSPSPSQARSPRRHRDFDDEPEPERAPRHAPPGRDAEHDSHRRRGYSRSRSRSPARSPPRRDGRGRGDGPRNRFRDRDEDHPRERNAPPAQQRAPPPPRERSLSPFSKRLALTQSMNMGR
- a CDS encoding hypothetical protein (EggNog:ENOG503P3SN; COG:S) produces the protein MSSHTTLAAATDDRKARLAKLKSLKRKQPSPSPSDEAPSPSRSQSPPTKQVSHLHLSGRNYDPETKGPKLGFEAPPTLSLEAPTLEEQAADLQDEVNRQAAIDAAQAAEKGIDLFKLQPKKPNWDLKRELNAKMEVLNVRTDNAIARMVRERLAEKKKVAEESHRGSKESEDKEADGMLDGAAIVEGIKLREREEEEEARREKEAEDEELGLARRLDEQDEIVA
- a CDS encoding hypothetical protein (EggNog:ENOG503P4GM; COG:S), which produces MILRAGLVGRSCLARACQRRSQIPLIHPLLPPPPISQTSRVQRSEQLLAQLARDAPFTTTTRLSFQSDDSDIIPPWEKSLGKVDSHMSPDDVEETAKANTDPANNVSEASPETTPVPSSLGPEEIERNYASTAEPGVASHTFNAADRDNQVPQLEPYRFAERGGKLAWGPGHRGNWLDSWEARFRPLYRALKSGRAYSRMLADVEDFPDWGKTEMLFEAAEIEQGEFKERHCGFGNVDEYMAKWMDSMLYLLRYDPELAPKFLRATFEGFLTPRWAVNDTAEFLAKWCSLSRSSKKTTHELAETIRHILQTRTLYMLEFTQQTLFLMTRDMEAEALWNLYRDLLQYAHPLHPYTWYNIARRLSRDPRYKSRALDLLEEAITSGELHSDAPLTMMLSTCILDFQGVEDGHLEQLGRLRRELTTRLLNLITPNKYTYSVMVRGMRATGDYQGAWTIYQIMIDQGIEPEQFIFSNLLNVAKRTNTIEPVLQTLEELVPEALKSRHIWNDIIDSVLVISRQHDLQLKEEGQRNAHAALTFRALLLVYARFYRYKELQSLIPVRLGPPYETKEQVFATATSDMDVIFLRKIDLILERLPERVEKPAVPGSDVISIMLRGYTRAVWKAGEVISFYKRLRAKLMQGQYTVCQICREQDSRVHDAILGSLLKIPKWNNVAWAPAENSKRAVESRDALQAGFGILEDMIEGAMCAERVLKEEEEEELLAKRMADDDSPADEEAVRTIESVLPSQEDAVLSEQEPLLTEGDDGLPTEDSAAQDIMTEEHILVEEYPPPEEEHRPAEEDYLPPSEENLPTKDYLSPSEENLPTKENLSTEENLPAQDGLPVKDDLPVKEQYLPAEEELQPTEDEAQEEPLLTTGQPQEPTEPLPLSEPSKPSPPKQLRQSAPSRQQLLPLLDPDLVTPLHPAPRPGAGWPSFKAQQAQWAAFHKDETYLYSMSPAPTIYTFNILLSGVIRASRSITNVKDCIKQAEDWIKYLAAHNLQPNYHTWAILVRNWSRQQRPGAVAWAMKKMEEAGFRANNKMMEELQLLRDKERAWRELERLMEEDLGREKEGGGEGWEREEGWERLGRIVKEQEERRRKLEFELVVEDEMYGNEVYRDGKGGEKEESDWDMFVKRVEEDRKGEEREKREGGGGKATF